Genomic DNA from Marinobacter sp. LV10MA510-1:
CCGTTGGCCTGAGCGCCGACGAGCGCCGGATATTGTTAGACCATGGTACCGAACCGCCGTTTTGCGGCACGCTGCTGGACAACAAAAAGCAGGGTGTTTACGAATGCCGGTTGTGTGACTTGCCGTTGTTTAGCTCTAATTCCAAGTTTGATTCGGGTACCGGCTGGCCCAGCTTTTTTCAGCCATTCGATCCGCAACACATTCATTATATTGAAGATGACACACTGGGTATGCGTCGTACAGAAGTGCGCTGCCCGCGCTGTGATAGCCATCTGGGTCACGTTTTTCCAGACGGCCCGGCGCCCACCGGTCAGCGCTACTGCCTGAACTCGGTGGCCCTGGTGTTCAAGGAAAACGCCAGCAATTAGCCGGTGGCGGCTATAATGGTGGTTAACAGGTAGCCTGTGTAGGTCACATAAATCAGCATTAGAATGCCACCATCTACCCGACTGATGACGCGGCTGCGGCCGGCAAAGCCAAAGCCCATCAGCAGTAAGCCAACGGTCAGCGCCAGCATAAGTGACCAGTCGCGATAGAGGACCTCTGGGTCCACCTGCAATGGGTTGATGGTCGCGGCAAGGCCAACTACTGCTAAAGTGTTGAAAATACCCGAACCCAGAATATTGCCCAAAATCAGATCGTGCTCATTTTTACGTACTGCGGCCAAGGCTGAAGCCAGCTCCGGCAAAGACGTGCCAACGGCGACAACGGTAAGGCCAATAATAAGATCACTGATACCCAGGCTTTGGGCGACGTAAACCGCGCCCCAAACCAGCATTCGGGAACTGGCGACCAACAGCACCAAGCCAACAATCAGCCAGAAAACGGCGTTTCTCAGCGGCATGGGGTGGGCCGACGCGCTTTCCTCTACGTCGGCTTCAAGGCTGTCATTTTTATTGCGTATGCCCTGAAAGATGAACCAACCCATCACTGTCGCGAAAACTGCCAGCAAAACCCAGCCGTCGGTGCGCGACAGCTCGCCGTCAATCAGCTGGTAACCGGCAATCAGGGTAAGGCCGACGAGCAGTGGCAGTTCCTTGCGGATGATTTGCGAATTTACGGCAATGGGCGCAATGATGGCTGTTAAGCCAACAATCAGCGCTATGTTGGTAATGTTGGAGCCGTAGGCGTTGCCCAGGGCCAGGCCGGAGTTGCCTTCCATTGCGGCTATAGCAGAAACAGCCAGCTCGGGAGCGGATGTGCCAAAGCCGATAATCACCATGCCGATCAGCAAAGTGGGCATGCCCCAATGCTTAGCGGCGGCTGCGGCCCCGTCTACAAACTTGTCAGCGCTCCACACCAGAAGAATCAAGCCGGCAATGATTGCGCCTATCGCCAGTAACATACGTGCTTCCTCTTTATGAAACCCAAGTGTGAGACTAAAGTCACGATGATATTGTCTGGCAAAGACGGGAAAATCAATTACAACGGAGACATACTCCCGGGGCCAGGCGAGTCATTACATGACGCCCAACCGTTGCCTATTACTATTTATTAGTGCGCCGAAAGCCGAGATAATCGTCACATCGAATTCAGGAACCAGTTGCCAGCATTATTATCTCCATCTGGCTGGTTTCCGACAGGCTCTTTTGCTGATCGTGAAAGAGCACACAAGCTCAATACTTGCTAGGGTAAAAAACCAATGGCCGTAAGACAGGCAGACGTAGTGCTGGTCGGTGGGGGCGTAATGAGCGCTACCCTCGGCATGATACTGAAGCAGCTAGACCCCACCATGGACATTGTTCTGGTGGAGCGTCTGGATCACATTGCCCACGAAAGCACCGATGGCTGGAACAACGCAGGCACCGGTCACGCCGGCTACTGCGAGCTGAACTACACCCCCGAAACCGACGAGGGCGATGTAACCATCGACCGGGCCTTGCAGATAAACGCCCAGTTCGAAGTAACGCTGCAGTTCTGGTCGTACCTGGTTGAGCAGGGTATATTGCCCGATCCGAAAAAATTCATAAACCGTACCCCGCACCAGAGCTTTGTCTGGGGCGAAAAAGACGTTGCCTTCCTTAAACGCCGCTTCGAACGCCTGAGTGCGCACCATCTATTTCGTGAAATGGAATACAGCGAGTCGCCGGAAGACCTCGCCGAGTGGATGCCGCTGATCGTTAAACACCGCGACCCCATGCAGCGCGTTGCCGCTACCCGGATAAAGCACGGCGCCGATGTGGATTTTGGCTCCCTGACCCGCAACATCGTAACGCACCTGGAAAGCCAACCGGGCTTCGAGCTAATGCTGAACAGCCCGGTGCACTATATCGACCAGCGCGATAACGGGCGCTGGAAAATAAGGGTAAAAAATCAAGAAACGGGTGAGCAAACCAAGCTGGAAGCCGGCTTTGTGTTCCTGGGTGCGGGTGGCGGCGCTCTGCCCCTGTTGCAGAAATCAGGGATTGATGAAGCCGAAGGTTACGGTGGTTTTCCGGTGAGCGGCCAGTGGTTGGTGTGCGACCGGCCGGAAGTGGTGCAGCAGCATCATTCCAAGGTGTATGGCAAAGCGCCGATTGGTGCGCCGCCTATGTCGGTGCCACACCTGGACACCCGCATTATCAACGGCGAGCCGGCTTTGTTGTTTGGCCCGTTTGCCGGTTTTACCACCAGGTTCCTGAAGCAGGGTTCGGTGTTTGACCTGATCAGTTCCGTGCGCTCGTCAAACTTGCGCCCCATGCTGTCGGTGAGCAAGTCCAACATGGACCTGACCCGCTACCTGATTGGCGAAGTGTTCCAGTCCCACAGCGACCGGGTAGACGCACTGCGGAATTTCTTCCCGGATGCCCGTGAGGGCGACTGGCACCTGCAGGACGCAGGCCAACGGGTCCAGATCATTAAAAAAGCCAAAGACGGCGGCGGCAAGCTGGAGTTTGGTACCGAGATTGTAGCGGCTAAAGACGGCACGCTGGCTGCGCTACTGGGAGCATCCCCCGGTGCCTCAACGGCAGCTAGCGCCATGCTCGACGTATTGCAGCACTGCTTCCCTGAGAAAATGAAAACCCCGGAGTGGCAGGCACGCATGAAAGTGTTGGTGCCATCCTACGGTCAGTCTCTGGTAGAAGACGAAGAGCTGCTGTTAAAAGTGCGTGAGCGTACGCTCACCACTCTCAAGCTCAAACCGTAACGCGTAATCCTGACGGGGCAAGCGCATAAAAAACCGGAGCCAGGCTCCGGTTTTTTGTTTTATGGTACCGGCAATAATAGCCGCGTCATCAGGCCTGCTACTGGCGCCCTTTCGCTGCGATTAACATAGCGTGCATCAGTTCCTCAGCGTCGAACTTGGTTAGCGCGGTATCAGCACCGACCTGCTCGGCATAACTCAGGCTCATTTCGCTGTTCAGTGAGGTATGCAGAATAATATATGGCTGGTGCAGTTGGCTGTTGTCGCGCACCTTGAACGTCAGTTCATAGCCGTCCAGGCCCGGCATTTCGATGTCACTCACCAGAATATTCACCGGTTTTCCGTGGGCGCTGCTCTCCAGCAGGTACTCGAG
This window encodes:
- a CDS encoding calcium/sodium antiporter: MLLAIGAIIAGLILLVWSADKFVDGAAAAAKHWGMPTLLIGMVIIGFGTSAPELAVSAIAAMEGNSGLALGNAYGSNITNIALIVGLTAIIAPIAVNSQIIRKELPLLVGLTLIAGYQLIDGELSRTDGWVLLAVFATVMGWFIFQGIRNKNDSLEADVEESASAHPMPLRNAVFWLIVGLVLLVASSRMLVWGAVYVAQSLGISDLIIGLTVVAVGTSLPELASALAAVRKNEHDLILGNILGSGIFNTLAVVGLAATINPLQVDPEVLYRDWSLMLALTVGLLLMGFGFAGRSRVISRVDGGILMLIYVTYTGYLLTTIIAATG
- the mqo gene encoding malate dehydrogenase (quinone) — translated: MAVRQADVVLVGGGVMSATLGMILKQLDPTMDIVLVERLDHIAHESTDGWNNAGTGHAGYCELNYTPETDEGDVTIDRALQINAQFEVTLQFWSYLVEQGILPDPKKFINRTPHQSFVWGEKDVAFLKRRFERLSAHHLFREMEYSESPEDLAEWMPLIVKHRDPMQRVAATRIKHGADVDFGSLTRNIVTHLESQPGFELMLNSPVHYIDQRDNGRWKIRVKNQETGEQTKLEAGFVFLGAGGGALPLLQKSGIDEAEGYGGFPVSGQWLVCDRPEVVQQHHSKVYGKAPIGAPPMSVPHLDTRIINGEPALLFGPFAGFTTRFLKQGSVFDLISSVRSSNLRPMLSVSKSNMDLTRYLIGEVFQSHSDRVDALRNFFPDAREGDWHLQDAGQRVQIIKKAKDGGGKLEFGTEIVAAKDGTLAALLGASPGASTAASAMLDVLQHCFPEKMKTPEWQARMKVLVPSYGQSLVEDEELLLKVRERTLTTLKLKP
- the msrB gene encoding peptide-methionine (R)-S-oxide reductase MsrB, whose translation is MAESAAGYDLTPLTAEQIEGKAVGLSADERRILLDHGTEPPFCGTLLDNKKQGVYECRLCDLPLFSSNSKFDSGTGWPSFFQPFDPQHIHYIEDDTLGMRRTEVRCPRCDSHLGHVFPDGPAPTGQRYCLNSVALVFKENASN